In Papaver somniferum cultivar HN1 chromosome 1, ASM357369v1, whole genome shotgun sequence, a genomic segment contains:
- the LOC113354269 gene encoding uncharacterized protein LOC113354269 — MHAIGAVTSSYHQYLKFITPEGVVKVRSDHMAAHKCHENAMDEYRKSEVSGNQILRVEQKLQLQNPLRRESYMGEDAAEPPTVEKLIEVQIGDEKHKTMFIGADLPAHERDGLITLLRVNADVFAWSFAEMPGIDPYVACHRLNIDDKFHPVRQKIRNMAQSKKYMELLQKLRSCWKQALYDRLNNAGETYQHLVDHMFKDLIGKTMEVYIDDMVVKSKQKESHFLDLQKTFDILKRHRMKLNPSKCSFGLSSGKFLGYLMTHRGIEENPEQIIAIREMPSPRKNKEVQKLAGQLADLNRFISRSSDRFKPFFVVLKKAVNFGWTDDCKRAFNKIKQYLSTPPVLVSQKTGKPIRVYLATTEHDVSSVLFATDPHEKPVYFVSKFLTAAETRRLAIWSNFLGAYEIKYETRTTEKGHAPAALLADFPVDDIETVTEEEKLLNKPIESTTNHTGGESAMEISTPEPLWTVFTDGSSNFGGAGVGCVILTPEGSMIEKATRLGFRASNNEAEYESSITGLKAVKQLEAKNVKLVTDSMLVVNKFLGTYRANEERMALYLDHMRELVNEFDQFSIGKRQRLENRHADALAYLSSAVENDITHFVVVDFQELPSISDNHFVLSLGHATVGERVTTSAQEHVKNVDSNIDVDSPVIDDSGNPAENASDWRQPYIRYLTTSELPEDEKLASKVKKNAWRYSMIEGQLYRKHVALEPFLRCILAEEGQQILAEAHEGICGNHSGGRSLAHMWGLDIVGPLPRAPGGVKYVLAATDYFTKWVEAAALVYVTRYDVKRFIWESIVCRFGIPHELVSDNEKKFDSGVIKEFCENLNIRHNFSAPYYAQSNRQAEATNSIIMDNLKKRLEKAKGKWTEEFPGVLWSYRTTPKISIGFSPFTLAYGTEAVIPTEVHLKTTKTRAVKSGSNNNIMALDKELLEEQRETTLQQLVRYQQEIKLSYDRKVRERSFKPGEYVLKKIRATTMEPNCGKLGENWEGPYIVDMPASRGSYYLRNLDGTQDSKPRKP, encoded by the exons ATGCATGCGATCGGTGCAGTCACATCCTCGTATCATCAATACCTGAAGTTTATTACCCCTGAAGGGGTCGTGAAGGTTAGAAGCGACCATATGGCCGCCCACAAGTGTCACGAGAATGCTATGGATGAATACAGAAAATCAGAAGTTAGCGGGAACCAGATCCTGCGAGTCGAACAAAAATTGCAATTACAGAATCCTCTCCGTCGAGAATCATATATGGGAGAGGACGCGGCTGAACCCCCAACGGTTGAGAAACTGATTGAGGTCCAGATTGGGGATGAGAAGCACAAAACCATGTTCATAGGGGCAGACCTACCCGCGCACGAACGCGATGGTTTGATTACATTGCTAAGGGTGAACGCTGACGTTTTCGCATGGAGTTTTGCTGAAATGCCTGGGATAGATCCGTACGTAGCCTGCCACAGGCTAAATATCGATGACAAGTTCCATCCAGTTCGTCAGAAAATTAGGAATATGGCACAAAGCAAAAAATATATGGAGTTGCTGCAGAAATTGAGAAGTTGTTGGAAGCAGGCTTTATACGACCG GCTAAATAACGCAGGGGAGACCTATCAACATTTGGTAGATCATATGTTCAAAGATTTGATTGGGAAGACGATGGAAGTATATATCGACGATATGGTAGTGAAATCTAAGCAAAAAGAGTCTCACTTTCTCGATCTACAGAAGACGTTCGATATCTTGAAGAGACACCGTATGAAGCTCAATCCATCAAAATGTTCATTCGGGTTATCCTCGGGAAAGTTCCTTGGGTACTTGATGACGCACAGAGGTATCGAGGAGAATCCGGAGCAAATCATAGCCATCAGAGAGATGCCATCCCCAAGAAAAAATAAGGAGGTCCAGAAACTAGCAGGACAATTAGCAGATTTAAATCGTTTCATTTCACGCTCGTCAGATCGATTCAAACCATTCTTTGTCGTTTTGAAGAAAGCGGTGAATTTTGGTTGGACAGATGATTGCAAAAGAGCTTTTAATAAAATCAAACAATATTTGTCAACCCCTCCGGTATTGGTGAGTCAAAAGACTGGGAAACCTATCAGAGTTTATCTGGCTACAACGGAACACGATGTAAGCTCAGTGCTGTTTGCTACTGATCCACATGAAAAGCCTGTTTACTTCGTCAGTAAATTTTTGACAGCGGCGGAAACAcg CCGACTAGCCATATGGTCGAATTTTCTGGGGGCGTATGAAATCAAGTACGAAACCAGAACGACAGAGAAGGGACACGCTCCAGCTGCACTGTTAGCAGATTTCCCTGTAGACGACATAGAAACAGTTACCGAAGAAGAAAAGTTGTTGAACAAACCCATAGAGTCAACCACTAATCATACTGGAGGCGAGTCCGCAATGGAGATTAGTACACCTGAGCCACTATGGACTGTGTTTACTGATGGGTCATCAAATTTTGGTGGAGCCGGGGTTGGATGTGTCATCCTTACTCCCGAAGGTTCAATGATCGAGAAAGCGACTAGATTAGGCTTTCGAGCATCAAACAATGAAGCTGAATATGAATCATCAATTACCGGTTTAAAAGCTGTCAAACAGTTAGAAGCGAAGAACGTGAAGCTGGTAACTGATTCTATGCTAGTAGTTAACAAGTTTCTGGGGACCTACAGAGCCAATGAAGAGAGGATGGCCCTATATTTAGATCATATGAGAGAGCTGGTAAATGAATTCGACCAATTCTCTATTGGGAAGAGACAACGGTTGGAAAACAGGCACGCAGATGCTTTAGCATATCTGTCTTCCGCAGTCGAAAATGATATCACTCATTTCGTTGTAGTAGATTTCCAAGAGTTACCTAGCATCTCCGACAACCACTTTGTTCTGTCTCTCGGACACGCTACTGTGGGCGAGAGGGTAACTACTTCAGCACAAGAACATGTCAAAAACGTTGACAGCAATATAGATGTTGACAGTCCAGTGATAGACGATTCAGGCAATCCTGCTGAAAACGCTTCAGACTGGCGTCAACCTTATATTCGGTATTTGACAACCAGTGAACTTCCAGAAGATGAGAAACTCGCTTCAAAAGTGAAAAAGAATGCATGGAGATATTCAATGATCGAGGGACAGTTATACCGCAAACATGTAGCTTTGGAGCCATTCTTGCGATGCATATTAGCCGAGGAAGGACAACAGATATTGGCAGAGGctcatgaaggaatatgtggcaaCCATTCTGGAGGGCGCAGTCTCGCGCACATG TGGGGACTAGACATCGTCGGACCACTCCCCCGAGCTCCTGGAGGAGTGAAATATGTACTCGCCGCAACTGATTATTTTACAAAATGGGTTGAGGCAGCGGCATTGGTATATGTTACTAGATACGACGTAAAAAGGTTCATATGGGAGAGCATCGtctgcagatttggaatcccaCACGAGCTGGTGTCAGACAATGAAAAGAAATTCGATTCCGGAGTGATCAAAGAATTCTGCGAGAACCTGAACATTCGCCATAACTTTTCTGCTCCATATTATGCTCAAAGCAATAGGCAGGCGGAAGCAACAAACAGTATTATTATGGACAATCTCAAGAAAAGGCTAGAAAAGGCGAAGGGAAAGTGGACAGAGGAGTTCCCTGGAGTCTTATGGTCTTACCGGACAACCCCAAAAATATCCATTGGATTCTCCCCATTCACATTGGCTTATGGAACAGAGGCAGTCATACCCACCGAGGTACATCTTAAGACTACCAAGACTCGTGCTGTCAAATCTGGAAGCAACAACAACATAATGGCTTTAGATAAAGAGTTGTTggaagaacaaagagaaacaacCTTACAGCAGTTGGTTCGATACCAGCAGGAAATCAAGTTGAGCTATGATCGTAAAGTCAGAGAACGATCATTCAAACCAGGGGAATATGTCTTGAAGAAAATCCGAGCAACCACAATGGAACCAAACTGTGGAAAGCTCGGAGAAAACTGGGAAGGTCCATACATAGTGGACATGCCAGCATCTCGTGGCTcctactacctaaggaacctcgatGGTACTCAAGATTCAAAACCAAGGAAGCCATGA